In the Purpureocillium takamizusanense chromosome 5, complete sequence genome, one interval contains:
- a CDS encoding uncharacterized protein (COG:S~EggNog:ENOG503NZ83): MIKGHRRMQSLQPGTVRDMSLMIDGGRNTPGSPSRSLDRHDRPSTPTTNNNNNTNQLRESAIEHDTSTPGPGPSLTPIVRPTVRRPPPQSILGENTPPQSSTMLALQNMGIQQASREATPGLSGATNGATSSKGTPNIEALSGQIINLTGIAQSLQKELSALSRRSRDNATDLLSLKEATNTRDEDIRRSLRDLMGNVSEASSRISSREHYSGLFLDNKPHCTSPPHRGSFQLPRIPSPKSFAESIDRASVSTPSLVGVDGPASVAILERILRGLGTKDGQESLVGLLHELSQKVSGLATASKVDDLARFVREKSHSAVVPDVSARGSQFGGDVIPTTAMTQRVERLLQSSENRSLPASAGRGAGLLNEDLIKIIQSVKDSVAQGGGLTAEVKALVRELRGEVLGMGRELGKRLEKMGVKTDEESDPPSKDEVSRVIDEGLAQMKEQLNNVLREHRRQSQASASSQKTLIDYQEIYNAMRAALRDNEASRGEMPDLSREDVIEAVRDAWENYKPEIEVQQLGLERDEVLTCLKEGIQEYMPRDRGPVGATRDEVFQAVVEGLKHFVPPRMDTSATMSRDEIIEAVRDCLEEFEFPVAASAIGNDLTHKEMVHAVKEGLEGLEFPRGDAVVRAQSDNDEVLLRLQDIMEYMKLEFKAVSEEAKDNVAANGRDTEQVLDATKDGLENLRIAIESYVDRVSGTSGHEELMEHMSRTVEEMKEELSRAVTQANDGAREQLQTELDGLRDVVNSSMVPATPHTATNNHEVLDALQNGLNSLRQEILRPRPETSEILDAINDGLNEIRAGIDRVTNKPVDLTANDEILDALKAGLDSVRSDIETLRDDSNDKAVATVKNLGSDQAVVPADMVKQDDIRNLEVLITQLRIKVEAMGSEPETEADNVQKEDLARLEDMLRNVQEGVEEISSREPPAPAEKEASDAAPVPSDVATKDDVEAIETILRNTKARLDDLIDGEQAVRKEQLDAVEAAALESKQTMDSIVDQLGAISKKEDLTNFETLLTQLTVGLSELKEHADKEAENDDKATKTDIEAVETVVLEIKTALDGFTGTDFAALSNKEDLTNMENIVKEANQKLQELSEASTKAQDDRQAEIVGVADRVTEVKTFLEEFQGAIKGKLEEGASGVEALSKLLESMGEKIDKNENVGQDLKDMFDTMKTQFDESKEVVAGARLESDEKLQEATESISTKIDDKVTELIAKYDEFKTTLDEKTAAGEARDIETEAAVVGTKAVADELKLLIDALGSTVTDSLEKMEEASKTVFEKVEELASRTEDHQTEGKSEHAQTREHIQQAVAVVEGLQGEVKEYQPQILQAVKDLLLLVGEHYEHSKSSATDLQDKIVESKPPEQPMLPPPEKYDDSEVQKKLNTLVEQRYDDSEVKETLSKLVEQKYDDTEVRETLGRLLEDKYDDSMLHEKLDKLVEDKYDDAGVHEKLDKLVDHSATATEAFARFETLDKVHASVVNTAAEISQFLSTQTQRISDDHEDREKSLQETVISLERRQAEKEHVEASILSLRDEEERLRKSVMGLRTEQESLIRQKTRLTGDVSSLETAMRLRKEELSEMEHRAERLERRIMEGVMDHSRVLLMSKSSKDRDNMSRKRVKKPASAEAAEMPKPRAVVNMALQAKRNLAPPTSNGAARRIASLSQMHSNMSSGLVKRSQSVRTPAGANALRKRSWGGGLGKAFDAEDKENVGVAETVEELEEPETPQPERSAEIDFAGEETTVLDSTLDDDGEDDVHSETGTLRRSSMGTTVMTSSTDQYDGSEAGTSEYSDEYSDYTGSVMGTDTGTDLGAENGLVLYGQ; the protein is encoded by the coding sequence ATGATCAAGGGCCACCGTCGCATGCAGTCGCTGCAGCCTGGCACCGTCCGGGACATGAGTCTCATGATCGACGGCGGGCGAAACACTCCTGGCTCACCCAGCCGATCCCTCGATAGGCACGACcgaccgtcgacgcccaccaccaataacaacaacaacaccaaccaGCTCCGAGAGAGCGCCATCGAGCACGACACCTCCACCCCGGGTCCTGGCCCGAGCCTCACCCCAATTGTTCGACCGACGGTCCGCCGACCGCCTCCCCAGAGCATCCTGGGAGAGAAtacgccgccgcagtcgtcGACTATGCTTGCTCTTCAAAACATGGGCATCCAACAAGCATCCCGAGAGGCTACGCCGGGTCTCTCCGGCGCCACAAATGGCGCGACCTCTAGCAAAGGCACTCCAAACATCGAGGCCTTGTCCGGTCAAATCATCAACCTCACTGGCATCGCCCAATCGCTGCAAAAGGAGCTTTCAGCGCTCAGCAGGCGCAGCCGCGACAATGCCACTGACCTTCTCAGCCTCAAAGAGGCCACCAATACCAGGGACGAAGACATCCGCAGGAGCCTACGGGACCTGATGGGTAACGTGAGCGAGGCTTCGAGCAGGATCTCTTCGCGCGAACACTACTCTGGGCTGTTCCTTGACAATAAGCCTCACTgtacctcgccgccgcataGGGGGTCGTTCCAGCTGCCCCGAATACCATCACCCAAGAGCTTCGCCGAATCCATCGACCGCGCCTCCGTGAGTACGCCCTCACTTGTGGGCGTAGATGGCCCGGCCTCCGTCGCCATACTGGAAAGGATCCTGCGCGGTCTGGGCACCAAGGATGGGCAGGAGTCGCTGGTCGGCCTCCTTCACGAGCTCTCGCAAAAGGTGTCCGGGCTGGCGACGGCTTCAAAGGTGGACGATCTCGCTCGCTTCGTTCGAGAAAAGTCGCATAGCGCAGTCGTTCCAGATGTGTCTGCGCGCGGCTCACAGTTTGGCGGCGATGTTATTCCCACCACGGCCATGACCCAGAGAGTCGAGCGTCTTCTTCAGAGCAGCGAGAATCGCAGCTTGCCAGCATcagccgggcgcggcgccggacTCTTAAATGAAGACCTGATCAAGATTATTCAGTCGGTCAAGGATAgcgtcgcgcagggcggtGGTTTGACggccgaggtcaaggcctTGGTGCGTGAACTCCGGGGCGAGGTCCTGGGGATGGGACGTGAGCTCGGAAAGCGCCTGGAGAAGATGGGCGTCAAGACCGATGAGGAGTCCGACCCTCCGAGCAAAGACGAGGTCTCGAGAGTGATTGACGAGGGTCTCGCACAGATGAAGGAGCAGCTGAATAACGTCCTTCGCGAGCATCGGCGTCAGTCCCAGGCATCTGCCTCCTCGCAGAAGACCCTGATCGACTATCAGGAGATCTACAACGCCATGCGTGCGGCCCTTCGAGACAACGAGGCATCCCGCGGCGAGATGCCCGATCTGAGCCGAGAGGATGTCATCGAGGCTGTGCGTGACGCTTGGGAGAACTACAAGCCCGAGATTGAGGTTCAGCAGCTTGGCctggagcgcgacgaggtTCTTACCTGTCTCAAGGAAGGCATCCAGGAGTACATGCCTCGCGATCGAGGCCCGGTTGGCGCCACCAGGGATGAAGTGttccaggccgtcgtcgaaggTCTGAAGCACTTTGTTCCGCCGCGGATGGACACCTCGGCGACCATGTCTAGGGACGAGATCATCGAAGCTGTCCGCGACTGCCTCGAAGAGTTCGAGTTCCCGGTGGCAGCCTCTGCGATTGGAAACGACTTGACGCACAAGGAAATGGTCCACGCAGTCAAGGAAGGGCTAGAAGGGCTTGAGTTTCCCCGTGGAGATGCCGTCGTCAGAGCGCAATCCGACAATGACGAAGTTCTATTGCGTCTCCAAGATATTATGGAGTACATGAAGCTTGAGTTTAAGGCGGTCTCCGAAGAGGCAAAAGACAATGTCGCGGCCAATGGTCGAGACACGGAACAGGTTCTCGACGCCACCAAAGATGGTCTGGAGAACctccgcatcgccatcgagaGCTACGTTGACCGCGTCTCCGGCACGAGTGGACATGAGGAGCTCATGGAGCACATGTCCAGGACTGTCGAGGAGATGAAGGAAGAGCTCTCTCGTGCGGTTACGCAAGCCAACGATGGCGCGCGTGAGCAGCTCCAAACCGAGCTCGATGGCTTGCGTGACGTTGTCAACTCGTCAATGGTTCCTGCGACGCCGCATACCGCAACCAACAACCACGAAGTCCTCGATGCACTGCAGAATGGCCTCAACAGCCTCAGGCAGGAGATCCTGAGACCTCGACCCGAGACGAGCGAAATTTTGGATGCCATCAACGATGGCCTCAACGAGATTCGAGCCGGAATCGACAGAGTAACTAACAAGCCTGTCGACCTAACGGCTAACGATGAGATTCTGGACGCTCTCAAGGCTGGTCTGGACTCCGTCAGGTCTGACATTGAGACGCTGCGCGATGACAGCAATGACAAAGCAGTAGCTACGGTCAAAAATCTTGGGTCGGATCAGGCCGTCGTCCCGGCAGACATGGTCAAGCAAGATGATATCAGAAATCTCGAGGTTCTCATCACGCAGCTCCGGATCAAGGTCGAGGCTATGGGCTCCGAACCGGAAACGGAAGCGGACAATGTACAGAAGGAGGACCTGGCTCGCCTGGAGGACATGCTTCGAAACGTCCAGGAGGGCGTCGAAGAGATCTCTTCTCGAGAGCCCCCTGCACCAGCAGAGAAGGAGGCGTCGGACGCTGCTCCAGTCCCCAGCGATGTCGCGACAaaggacgacgtcgaagccATTGAAACAATCCTACGGAACACAAaagcccgcctcgacgacctcatTGACGGCGAGCAAGCTGTGCgcaaggagcagctcgatgcCGTAGAGGCCGCTGCATTGGAGTCCAAGCAGACCATGGATTCCATCGTCGATCAGCTGGGAGCAATCTCCAAAAAGGAGGACCTCACCAACTTCGAAACTCTGCTTACCCAGCTGACTGTCGGTTTGAGCGAGTTGAAGGAGCACGCGGACAAGGAAGCCGAAAATGACGACAAGGCCACCAAAACGGACATTGAGGCTGTTGAAACGGTCGTGCTCGAGATAAAgacggccctcgacggcttTACAGGTACAGACTTTGCGGCCCTGTCCAACAAGGAGGACCTCACAAACATGGAGAACATTGTCAAGGAGGCCAACCAGAAGCTCCAAGAGCTTTCCGAGGCATCGACCAAAGCTCAGGATGACCGGCAAGCCGAGATTGTTGGCGTGGCGGACCGAGTGACCGAAGTCAAGACATTCCTGGAGGAATTTCAAGGGGCCATCAAGggcaagctcgaggaggggGCGTCTGGTGTCGAGGCACTCAGCAAGCTCCTCGAATCGATGGGCGAGAAGATTGACAAGAACGAAAACGTCGGCCAGGATCTCAAAGACATGTTCGACACCATGAAGACGCAGTTCGACGAGTCCAAGGAAGTGGTCGCTGGTGCCAGGCTCGAATCCGACGAGAAGCTCCAGGAAGCCACGGAAAGCATCAGCACCAAGATCGACGACAAGGTCACGGAGCTCATTGCCAAATACGACGAGTTCAAGACCACCCTCGACGaaaagacggcggcgggcgaggctcGTGACATCGAGACGGAAGCTGCTGTTGTCGGAACCAAGGCGGTCGCGGACGAGCTGAAGCTGCTGATTGATGCTCTGGGCTCGACCGTCACGGATTCGCTCGAGAAGATGGAGGAAGCCTCCAAGACTGTGTTCGAAAAGGTTGAAGAGCTTGCTTCTCGGACCGAGGACCACCAGACCGAGGGCAAGTCTGAGCACGCGCAGACGCGGGAGCATATCCAGCAGGCCGTCGCAGTGGTCGAGGGCTTGCAGGGCGAAGTCAAAGAATACCAGCCCCAAATCCtgcaggccgtcaaggacctcctcctcctcgtcggagAGCACTACGAGCACTCCAAGTCCTCTGCCACGGACCTTCAAGACAAGATTGTGGAGTCGAAGCCGCCTGAGCAGCCCATGCTGCCTCCTCCGGAGAAGTATGATGATTCGGAGGTGCAGAAGAAGCTCAACACGCTGGTGGAGCAGAGGTATGACGACTCGGAGGTAAAGGAAACGCTCAGCAAATTGGTGGAGCAGAAGTACGACGACACCGAGGTCCGAGAGACGCTGGGTAggctgctcgaggacaagTATGACGACTCAATGCTTCacgagaagctcgacaagctggtcgaggacAAGTACGATGACGCTGGTGTCCACGAGAAGCTGGACAAGCTTGTCGATCACAGCGCCACGGCAACGGAGGCATTTGCGCGCTTTGAAACCCTGGACAAGGTGCACGCGTCTGTCGTCAACACGGCTGCGGAGATTTCTCAGTTCCTGTCTACTCAGACGCAGCGCATCTCAGACGACCACGAGGACCGCGAGAAGTCTCTGCAAGAGACGGTCATCTCCCTGGAGCGCCGGCAGGCCGAAAAGGAGCACGTTGAGGCGTCCATCCTCAGCCTCAGGGACGAAGAAGAGAGACTTCGCAAGAGCGTCATGGGCCTCCGGACGGAGCAGGAGAGTCTCATCCGTCAGAAGACTAGGCTCACAGGCGACGTGTCCTCGCTCGAGACGGCTATGCGCCTGCGCAAGGAGGAGCTCTCGGAGATGGAGCACCGCGCGGAACGTCTCGAGCGACGCATCATGGAAGGCGTCATGGACCATTCGCGAGTCCTGCTCATGTCCAAGTCCAGCAAGGACCGTGACAACATGAGCCGCAAGCGCGTCAAGAAGCCTGCCAGCGCagaggccgccgagatgcCCAAGCCCCGGGCGGTAGTCAACATGGCGCTACAGGCAAAGCGCAacctggcgccgccgacgtccaACGGGGCCGCGAGACGTATTGCGTCTCTCAGCCAGATGCACAGCAACATGTCGTCAGGTCTCGTCAAGCGCAGCCAGAGCGTGCGGACTCCAGCGGGCGCCAACGCGCTGCGGAAGCgcagctggggcggcggcctcggcaaggcgtttgacgccgaggacaaggagaatGTCGGCGTTGCGGAgacggtggaggagctggaagAGCCAGAGACGCCCCAACCGGAGAGAAGTGCCGAGATTGACTTTGCGGGCGAAGAGACGACGGTGCTCGACtcgacgctcgacgacgacggagaagaCGACGTGCACAGCGAGACCGGCACGCTGCGGCGGAGCAGCATGGGCACCACGGTGATGACGTCGAGCACCGATCAGTACGACGGGTCCGAGGCCGGGACCAGCGAATACAGCGACGAGTACAGCGATTACACGGGGAGCGTCATGGGCACCGACACCGGCACCGACCTGGGCGCCGAGAACGGCCTCGTGCTGTACGGCCAGTGA